In a genomic window of Bubalus bubalis isolate 160015118507 breed Murrah chromosome 17, NDDB_SH_1, whole genome shotgun sequence:
- the COQ5 gene encoding 2-methoxy-6-polyprenyl-1,4-benzoquinol methylase, mitochondrial has product MAAPRSWALWSFCGRGWSRAVSGCRLPGLRSSLPRGPLGARLLSQEKEATETHFGFETVSEEEKGGKVYQVFESVAKKYDVMNDMMSLGIHRVWKDLLLWKMRPFPGTQLLDVAGGTGDIAFRFLNYVQAQHQRKQKRQLRAQQNVSWEEIARKYQNEEDSLGGSRVMVCDINKEMLKIGKQKARAQGYKAGLAWILGDAEELPFDDNKFDVYTIAFGIRNVTHIDQALQEAHRVLKPGGRFLCLEFSQVNNPLLSRLYDVYSFQVIPVLGEVIAGDWKSYQYLVESIRQFPSQEEFKEMIEDAGFQKVTYENLTSGIVAIHSGFKL; this is encoded by the exons ATGGCAGCCCCCAGGAGCTGGGCTCTATGGAGCTTCTGCGGCCGTGGGTGGTCGCGGGCAGTGTCGGGCTGCAGGCTCCCCGGGCTTCGTAGCTCCTTGCCCAGGGGCCCCCTCGGTGCACGGCTCTTGTCCCAAGAGAAGGAGGCAACCGAAACGCACTTTGGGTTTGAGACTGTGtcggaagaggagaaggggggcaaAG TCTATCAGGTGTTTGAAAGTGTGGCCAAGAAGTATGATGTGATGAATGATATGATGAGTCTTGGTATCCATCGTGTTTGGAAGGATTTGCTGCTCTGGAAGATGCGCCCGTTTCCTGGGACCCAGCTTCTGGATGTTGCTGGAGGCACAG GTGACATTGCATTCCGGTTCCTTAATTATGTTCAGGCGCAGCATCAGAGAAAGCAGAAGAGGCAGCTAAGGGCCCAACAAAATGTATCCTGGGAAGAAATTGCCAGAAAGTACCAGAATGAAGAGGATTCCTTGGGTGGTTCTCGTGTCATGGTCTGTGACATCAACAAGGAGATGCTAAAGATTGGAAAACAGAAAGCCCGTGCTCAAGGATACAAAGCTG GACTTGCCTGGATATTGGGAGATGCGGAAGAACTGCCCTTCGACGATAACAAGTTTGATGTTTACACCATTGCCTTTGGGATCCGGAACGTCACACACATTGATCAG GCACTACAGGAAGCCCACCGGGTCCTGAAACCAGGAGGAAGGTTTCTCTGTCTGGAGTTCAGCCAAGTAAACAATCCCCTCCTATCCAG GCTTTATGATGTATATAGCTTCCAGGTCATTCCTGTCCTGGGAGAAGTCATTGCAGGAGATTGGAAGTCCTACCAATACCTTGTAGAGAGTATCCGACAGTTCCCATCTCAG gAGGAATTCAAGGAGATGATAGAAGATGCAGGTTTTCAGAAGGTGACTTATGAAAATCTCACATCAGGCATTGTAGCCATTCACTCTGGTTTCAAACTTTGA